From a region of the Methanothermobacter sp. genome:
- a CDS encoding BREX system ATP-binding domain-containing protein, which produces MNAESIINALKNGNVPPEGVGEICVGRERELEEFDKIFGKVKDGAAVTRFLNGEFGSGKSFFLKLLEERALADNFVVAKVTLSRDVPFNKFEVVYRSIVASLRCKTGTSLEHIIEKWTTQLRMMALRETTDPYQQERIVIDNINNDLKEVRKHATTFAAAIENYYKLSARGDQETAKYAMAWLSGEKNIPYTIKRQFGVKGDIDRENAFKYLEALSSFLRALNYSGLIILIDEAEHIMTLHTKKLRDTAYDYMRFIYDECSLGRFHNTLFIFAGTPEFFEDPKMGVPSYTALNERIEDVLNTEFKDLRKPIIRLDGFKKDNLMELSDRLISMHEEVYEWEAKPVRESLEGIIARHEANAELTGYISPRNFVKSFISVLDVVQQNPELRSEEEILDLFEEKEMEFEEFEDEDWV; this is translated from the coding sequence ATGAATGCAGAGAGTATCATAAATGCCCTTAAAAATGGCAACGTCCCCCCGGAGGGGGTGGGCGAGATATGTGTCGGGCGTGAAAGGGAACTGGAGGAGTTCGACAAGATATTCGGTAAGGTTAAGGATGGGGCCGCGGTAACAAGGTTCCTCAACGGTGAATTCGGGTCGGGGAAGTCCTTTTTCCTGAAACTTCTTGAGGAGAGGGCCCTTGCAGACAACTTCGTCGTCGCCAAGGTAACACTCAGCAGGGACGTCCCCTTCAACAAGTTCGAGGTCGTCTACAGGAGCATCGTCGCCTCGCTCCGCTGCAAGACAGGCACATCCCTCGAGCACATAATTGAAAAGTGGACCACACAGCTCCGCATGATGGCCCTAAGGGAAACCACGGACCCCTACCAGCAGGAGAGGATAGTGATAGACAACATAAACAATGACCTCAAGGAGGTCCGTAAACACGCCACAACCTTCGCTGCTGCAATAGAGAACTACTACAAGCTCTCTGCACGGGGTGACCAGGAGACAGCAAAGTATGCAATGGCCTGGCTCAGCGGTGAGAAGAACATACCCTACACCATAAAGAGGCAGTTCGGTGTCAAGGGTGACATTGACCGGGAAAACGCCTTCAAGTACCTTGAGGCCCTCTCCTCATTCCTCAGGGCACTCAACTACTCAGGGCTCATAATACTCATAGACGAGGCAGAGCACATAATGACCCTACACACAAAGAAGCTGAGGGACACAGCCTACGACTACATGAGGTTCATATACGATGAGTGCAGCCTCGGCAGATTCCACAACACCCTCTTCATATTCGCAGGGACCCCCGAGTTCTTTGAGGACCCCAAGATGGGTGTGCCATCCTACACCGCACTGAATGAGAGGATAGAGGACGTCCTCAACACGGAATTCAAGGACCTCAGAAAACCCATAATAAGGCTTGACGGCTTCAAGAAGGACAACCTCATGGAGCTGTCAGATCGCCTCATAAGTATGCACGAGGAGGTCTACGAGTGGGAGGCTAAACCTGTCAGGGAGTCCCTTGAGGGTATAATAGCAAGGCATGAGGCCAACGCGGAACTCACAGGTTACATTTCACCGAGAAACTTTGTTAAATCATTCATAAGTGTCCTTGATGTTGTCCAGCAGAACCCTGAACTCCGAAGCGAGGAGGAGATCCTTGACCTCTTTGAGGAGAAGGAGATGGAGTTTGAGGAGTTCGAGGACGAGGACTGGGTTTAG
- a CDS encoding DEAD/DEAH box helicase gives MSSESLNPRLRHFLANRLGWRRLRDVQKSALEAIGRGEDTLIVAPTASGKTEAAMIPVFNSILTEGLPPVSLLYVSPLKALINDMHSRLEYWGNHFNLEVMKWHGDVPPDTKRRFIRNPADILLITPESLEVIMVNRSRDERERIFRNLRYIIVDEIHYFIESDRGVQLNSLLARLERYTDVRPQRIGLSATVGNPEDVLEWMSPSGVVVKENSDRRLQYRIFSGGEAGVIDVLRRLTGRKVLIFVPSRREAEKYYNIIRRCLDVDVFIHHSSLNRESREEAEEKFKSISAAFMVSTSTLELGIDVGDIDVVVHLRSPTTVNQFLQRTGRSGRRSGNQRTIIFHEGEVLLALSVVSLALSGKLEMLRIPGRPLDIYFHQILSSVFEIEKPGPAEIYRGLGRAHVFSDISQGDFRHLLDFMGESDFIRKHGSYLYHGFNFEKVFGKMNFLEFYSVFYPTYEFTVKHGTKTIGTLDAFFAVKYLEEGRGFVLGGENWIVREIDHEKFIVKVKPCSRNASIPDWSGGGAPVSFEVARHAYDILLGNFNRDLLRWLDDASRERVLSAMARASAAGLTRDVIPVSVGSDVEIHTFGGERVNGLISDIFRMEHDAYMVRDDAFAARFRAKVDYDDVASTLKEIPSIISEEDFPLRLHDRLDRMVKNKFIEHLPEDVAAHIKYSLLYRPDELMGLLEASRPVEVEGFRIQVFHGSEK, from the coding sequence ATGTCCTCCGAATCACTCAACCCCCGCCTCAGGCACTTCCTCGCCAACAGGCTCGGCTGGAGGAGGCTGAGGGACGTGCAGAAATCCGCCCTTGAAGCCATAGGTAGGGGGGAGGACACCCTCATAGTTGCACCCACAGCCTCTGGTAAGACCGAGGCCGCCATGATACCCGTCTTCAACTCCATACTCACAGAGGGCCTCCCACCGGTCAGCCTGCTCTATGTCTCACCCCTCAAGGCACTCATAAATGACATGCACAGCAGACTGGAGTACTGGGGCAACCACTTCAACCTTGAGGTCATGAAGTGGCACGGGGATGTCCCGCCGGACACCAAGCGGAGGTTCATCAGGAACCCCGCGGACATCCTCCTCATAACACCAGAGTCCCTTGAGGTCATCATGGTGAACAGGAGCCGGGATGAGAGGGAGAGGATCTTCAGGAACCTCCGCTACATCATAGTGGATGAGATCCACTACTTCATAGAGTCAGACAGGGGTGTCCAGCTGAACTCCCTCCTGGCAAGGCTTGAGAGGTACACCGATGTGAGGCCCCAGAGGATAGGGCTCTCTGCAACGGTTGGAAACCCCGAAGATGTCCTTGAGTGGATGAGCCCCTCGGGGGTTGTTGTAAAGGAGAACTCTGATAGGAGACTCCAGTACAGGATATTCTCTGGTGGAGAGGCGGGGGTCATTGATGTTTTAAGGAGGTTAACCGGCAGGAAGGTCCTCATCTTCGTCCCATCACGGAGGGAGGCTGAGAAGTACTACAACATCATAAGAAGGTGTCTGGATGTGGACGTCTTCATACACCACTCCTCCCTGAACAGGGAGTCAAGGGAGGAGGCAGAGGAGAAATTCAAATCCATCTCAGCGGCCTTCATGGTGAGCACCAGTACACTGGAGCTTGGTATAGATGTGGGTGACATCGACGTGGTGGTGCACCTGCGGAGCCCAACAACCGTGAACCAGTTCCTCCAGAGGACCGGGCGGAGCGGCAGGAGGAGCGGCAACCAGAGGACCATCATATTCCATGAGGGTGAGGTACTCCTCGCCCTCTCGGTTGTCTCACTGGCACTTTCAGGTAAACTTGAGATGCTCAGGATACCCGGAAGGCCCCTTGACATATACTTCCACCAGATCCTGAGCTCGGTGTTTGAGATTGAAAAACCGGGGCCCGCAGAGATATACAGGGGCCTTGGGAGGGCCCATGTGTTCTCTGATATAAGTCAAGGGGACTTCAGGCACCTACTTGACTTCATGGGTGAGAGTGACTTTATAAGGAAACATGGAAGCTACCTCTACCATGGCTTCAACTTTGAGAAGGTCTTCGGTAAGATGAACTTCCTTGAGTTCTACTCTGTGTTCTACCCCACCTATGAGTTCACTGTTAAGCACGGAACAAAGACCATAGGAACCCTTGACGCATTCTTCGCTGTAAAATACCTTGAGGAGGGCAGGGGATTTGTGCTTGGTGGTGAAAACTGGATTGTGAGGGAGATAGACCATGAAAAATTCATAGTTAAGGTTAAGCCCTGCTCAAGGAATGCCAGTATACCTGACTGGAGTGGTGGCGGTGCCCCGGTGAGCTTTGAGGTTGCAAGGCACGCCTATGACATCCTCCTTGGAAACTTCAACCGGGACCTCCTCAGGTGGCTGGATGACGCATCAAGGGAGAGGGTCCTATCTGCGATGGCAAGGGCCTCTGCCGCAGGTTTAACCAGGGATGTTATCCCTGTGAGTGTCGGTTCTGATGTGGAGATCCACACCTTTGGAGGGGAGAGGGTTAACGGCCTCATCTCAGATATATTCAGAATGGAGCATGATGCATACATGGTCAGGGATGATGCCTTCGCAGCGCGCTTCAGGGCAAAGGTCGACTATGATGATGTGGCTTCCACTCTGAAGGAGATCCCATCCATCATCTCTGAGGAGGACTTCCCCCTCAGGCTCCATGACAGGCTTGACAGGATGGTTAAGAACAAGTTCATAGAGCACCTCCCTGAGGATGTGGCGGCCCATATTAAGTACAGCCTCCTCTACAGGCCGGATGAGCTCATGGGGCTGCTTGAGGCCAGCAGACCTGTTGAGGTGGAGGGTTTCAGGATTCAGGTTTTTCATGGTTCTGAGAAATAG
- a CDS encoding type II toxin-antitoxin system HicA family toxin yields the protein MKLKKIDENGKKLIVIIPLHDEIAPGTLKSILKQAELTYPEFMKLMNSRKRT from the coding sequence GTGAAACTCAAAAAGATAGATGAAAATGGGAAGAAACTCATTGTGATCATACCTCTTCATGATGAAATCGCCCCCGGAACCCTGAAATCAATTCTTAAACAGGCTGAGCTCACATATCCAGAATTCATGAAGCTCATGAATTCCAGAAAAAGAACATGA
- a CDS encoding type II toxin-antitoxin system HicB family antitoxin, translating to MTSVKLELPVKIEKEGNLFVAICEPFNIASQGSSKEIALENIREALELFLSDEDVLEMYQDLISSYTVPEKEEHVSVKIDGWQKRKTVRSEAL from the coding sequence ATGACCTCAGTTAAACTTGAGCTTCCAGTAAAGATTGAAAAAGAGGGAAACCTGTTCGTGGCGATATGTGAGCCCTTCAACATAGCCAGTCAGGGCAGCAGCAAAGAAATTGCTCTTGAGAACATTCGGGAGGCGCTTGAACTCTTCCTTAGCGACGAGGATGTTCTTGAAATGTATCAGGACCTTATAAGCAGTTACACTGTACCTGAAAAAGAGGAACATGTGAGCGTTAAGATAGATGGCTGGCAAAAAAGGAAAACTGTCAGGAGTGAAGCTCTGTAA
- a CDS encoding MarR family transcriptional regulator, translated as MIDSDIPFRGLLSIILRSHRVFVARELSSLKLTDAQVACLFRIHRQPGVTQDELSWFFQVDKGTIARITRRLEERGLIMRKQDPRNRRRYMLSLTAQGEELIPLIREVEDRWTDLLFENLTDEERDTLMELCRRLAEDAMKIRGVEDDRGR; from the coding sequence ATGATCGACAGCGACATACCCTTCAGGGGGCTCCTATCCATAATACTCAGAAGCCACCGCGTATTTGTGGCAAGGGAGTTATCCAGCCTGAAACTCACAGACGCCCAGGTGGCCTGCCTCTTCAGGATCCACAGGCAACCGGGTGTTACACAGGATGAACTCTCCTGGTTCTTCCAGGTGGACAAGGGCACCATAGCCAGGATCACAAGGCGCCTGGAGGAGCGGGGACTCATCATGAGAAAACAGGACCCCCGAAACAGGAGGAGGTACATGCTGAGCCTCACAGCTCAGGGGGAGGAACTGATACCCCTCATAAGGGAGGTTGAGGACAGGTGGACTGACCTCCTATTTGAGAACCTCACAGATGAGGAGAGGGATACCCTAATGGAATTGTGCAGGAGACTCGCAGAGGATGCAATGAAGATAAGGGGCGTGGAAGATGACAGAGGGCGTTAA
- a CDS encoding MATE family efflux transporter: MTEGVKIMRGDPRRALLKLSGPMIIAMLLTSIYNLVDAVWVAGLGGEALAAIGFVTPLYMVLVGLSNGLGAGAASSVSRYLGAGDTEGVNNSATHTVIITAAASVVITVVLELLLGDILLSLGAGEALEPAFQYGSVVFAGTIFTLFTGAAYGILRSEGDAKRPMYAMGLSAVLNMVLDPLLIYTAGWGIAGAAWATVISQFAISVVVLYWFLGGGTYTSIGMKHFRPDRGVALSILSVTLPASAEFFVMSLVTAVLNGILTAVGGTSAVAVYSAGWRIVMLAIVPVISVATALVSVSGVAYGSRNFRNLEVVHGYSIRLGLVIAAATALLTFVLAPWISWVFSYSQASADLAPRITLFLRVICLFYLFLPPGIMSGSIFQGAGRGLTSLALSAIRQVLLVAVFAYLLGVILGFGEVGVWWGVVAGDIGGSLIAYLWARLFIGRLRRYGD; this comes from the coding sequence ATGACAGAGGGCGTTAAGATAATGAGGGGGGACCCGAGGAGGGCCCTCCTGAAACTCTCAGGGCCGATGATAATCGCGATGCTCCTCACATCCATCTACAACCTGGTGGACGCGGTATGGGTGGCTGGCCTCGGTGGAGAGGCACTGGCAGCCATAGGTTTCGTGACACCCCTCTACATGGTACTCGTGGGGCTATCCAATGGCCTCGGGGCCGGGGCGGCATCATCGGTCTCAAGGTACCTTGGTGCAGGTGACACCGAGGGCGTCAACAACAGCGCAACCCACACGGTCATAATAACAGCAGCTGCTTCAGTTGTGATCACAGTGGTCCTTGAACTCCTCCTCGGCGACATACTCCTCTCCCTGGGGGCAGGGGAGGCACTCGAACCCGCGTTCCAGTACGGTAGCGTGGTATTCGCGGGTACCATATTCACACTCTTCACAGGGGCCGCCTACGGGATACTCAGATCCGAGGGTGATGCGAAGAGGCCAATGTATGCCATGGGCCTCTCAGCGGTCCTCAACATGGTCCTCGACCCCCTCCTCATATACACGGCGGGGTGGGGTATAGCAGGTGCGGCCTGGGCCACGGTGATATCCCAGTTTGCGATTTCAGTCGTTGTACTCTACTGGTTCCTGGGTGGGGGGACCTACACCTCCATCGGGATGAAGCACTTCAGACCCGACCGTGGGGTTGCCCTCTCAATACTCTCTGTGACATTACCTGCCAGTGCAGAGTTCTTTGTCATGTCCCTCGTAACAGCGGTACTCAACGGGATACTCACAGCCGTCGGGGGTACCAGTGCAGTTGCGGTGTACTCGGCGGGGTGGAGGATAGTCATGCTGGCCATCGTACCTGTGATATCAGTTGCAACGGCCCTTGTGAGTGTCTCAGGGGTTGCCTATGGTTCAAGGAACTTCAGAAACCTTGAGGTGGTCCACGGTTACTCCATAAGGCTGGGGCTTGTGATAGCCGCTGCCACGGCACTCCTCACATTCGTACTTGCCCCCTGGATCTCATGGGTATTCTCGTACTCCCAGGCCTCTGCGGACCTGGCACCAAGGATAACCCTGTTCCTGAGGGTTATCTGCCTCTTCTACCTCTTCCTACCACCGGGTATAATGTCAGGTTCCATCTTCCAGGGGGCCGGGAGGGGGCTCACATCCCTCGCACTCTCGGCTATAAGGCAGGTCCTCCTGGTGGCGGTATTCGCCTACCTCCTCGGTGTGATCCTGGGATTCGGTGAGGTTGGTGTCTGGTGGGGTGTGGTTGCAGGTGACATCGGGGGAAGCCTCATAGCCTACCTCTGGGCAAGGCTATTCATAGGGAGGCTCAGGAGGTACGGGGACTGA
- a CDS encoding DUF3467 domain-containing protein, translated as MVEVPIVISSELNTIYITGALGGFSSNEFRVLLFSEELFPRDEETEISKISACRVVENEVRMSPETAKELAVWLMEQVKEYERTFGKIRSPNSKGQQP; from the coding sequence GTGGTTGAAGTCCCCATTGTGATATCCTCAGAACTCAATACCATCTACATAACAGGTGCCCTTGGGGGGTTTTCATCAAATGAATTCCGCGTCCTTCTCTTCTCTGAGGAGCTATTCCCCAGGGACGAGGAAACAGAAATATCGAAGATCAGTGCCTGCCGTGTCGTGGAGAATGAGGTGAGGATGTCACCGGAAACAGCGAAGGAACTTGCAGTGTGGCTCATGGAGCAGGTTAAGGAATACGAGAGGACCTTCGGGAAAATCAGGTCCCCCAACTCCAAGGGGCAGCAGCCCTAG
- a CDS encoding winged helix-turn-helix domain-containing protein → MTCVLREIFGDTNRVSILEELLENWGHYLKVPEIARMIDATEKTVYNHVNELMEIGLLEKREGKAAAYRLKMDDRRVVCLAILESEEYIRKIDEITGKMNEEPMGTTAGRMSPAHYSLNESGKHTLTISSTG, encoded by the coding sequence GTGACCTGTGTGCTCAGGGAAATATTCGGGGATACAAACAGAGTATCCATACTTGAGGAGCTCCTGGAAAACTGGGGCCACTACCTGAAGGTCCCGGAGATCGCAAGGATGATTGACGCGACCGAAAAGACCGTCTACAACCATGTGAATGAACTCATGGAGATTGGATTACTTGAAAAAAGGGAGGGAAAGGCTGCAGCCTACAGACTGAAGATGGACGATAGAAGGGTCGTATGCCTTGCAATCCTTGAAAGTGAGGAGTATATCAGGAAAATCGATGAGATTACAGGGAAAATGAATGAAGAACCCATGGGGACAACTGCCGGAAGAATGTCCCCTGCACATTACAGCCTTAATGAGTCAGGAAAACACACACTGACCATCTCATCAACCGGCTAG
- a CDS encoding cobaltochelatase subunit CobN, which translates to MITYYSEGGGKANVGADIDYYLNAQASIAGILREMGNRGYNLGNSTLPSETELARLMAELGSNIGTWALGELERRVKSGQVTLIPEAEYLKWFSELPPSMQREVTEAWGPAPGNMMVYRNSTGKYIVIPTLQFGNILLAPEPVWGWLQDNNTLYSTGKLPPTHNLLAFYWWIRRVYSADAILSVFSLVPLMPGKQEGLSSRDWGAVLLQDMPIIHVLPMDAPAIFDRRRASMLIINFMTPVLIPSGLYGNLSELYENIKLYRETVDGTLRAGYMDTIINQSRAIGFNYTGGSFEEFLSKVTAYLDNIRKSYIPYGPHVLGRAPEGSELIQLLIAMLPGMDDSLTEKLLREVVLNNRTPEEAQIRVTGSVNATITGYLNLAVDYAQRIRGCTAEVTSILNALEGGYITPGPRGDPIRNPDALPTGRNPYPFDSRIIPTRTAWETAVKLVDSFLSNYLREHGAYPSKVAHVLWASETMRHQGVMEAEILYLMGVKPIWDSRGRVKDVELMRNLTRPRIDVMMVTSGLYRDLHMDIISLLDRAVKLAAEASDTPNYVRDNSEAIYRKLRLDGYSQDDARKLSLLRIFSEEPGAYSPGLQEAIPASDTWSNRTQLADFYLERVSAAYGANITGVRVPSVFRENLRDVCVAMFSRSSNLYGALEHPMVAAYFGGLSMAVERVSGVKPAMYINNLRADARIEPMEQFLSRDLTTRYFNPRWLEGMMKAGYDGARYMDAFVENLWMWQITNPELVSQSDWDRVYSIYMRDSYGLGLREFFGTSNPYARASIAARLLETVRKGYWSPSADVKAYLANEYITMVNQYGVVCCHHTCANIVLNRWIVSLSTLNSAAIEKFRHTMAATWSESIPSDGVPSTGAGGHSTQEGSSPGVFGSKTSDTSSGNPYSRGDSTSSTTISTEAGKSNARAYEVSASSQGNSETSQMPLYALTGVVAIVALLAAGYFLSGRRIN; encoded by the coding sequence GTGATTACATACTACAGTGAAGGAGGAGGCAAGGCCAATGTTGGGGCTGACATCGATTACTATCTCAACGCCCAGGCAAGCATAGCAGGGATACTCAGGGAAATGGGGAACCGTGGCTACAACCTTGGTAACAGTACTTTACCCTCTGAAACGGAACTTGCACGGTTAATGGCAGAACTTGGAAGCAACATCGGCACATGGGCGCTTGGTGAACTTGAAAGGCGAGTGAAATCAGGTCAGGTCACGCTGATACCCGAGGCCGAGTACCTGAAATGGTTCAGTGAACTTCCCCCAAGCATGCAGAGGGAGGTCACAGAGGCCTGGGGCCCGGCACCAGGTAACATGATGGTCTACAGGAACAGCACAGGGAAATACATCGTCATACCCACCCTGCAGTTCGGGAACATCCTTCTTGCCCCTGAACCTGTCTGGGGCTGGCTGCAGGATAACAACACGCTCTACAGCACAGGGAAACTCCCACCCACCCATAACCTCCTTGCATTCTACTGGTGGATTAGGAGGGTCTACAGTGCAGACGCCATACTTTCAGTGTTCAGTCTTGTCCCTCTCATGCCAGGAAAACAGGAGGGACTCTCAAGCAGAGACTGGGGCGCTGTCCTCCTCCAGGATATGCCCATAATCCATGTGCTACCCATGGACGCCCCGGCAATCTTTGACAGGAGAAGGGCCAGCATGCTGATCATAAACTTCATGACCCCTGTACTTATACCCTCCGGACTCTACGGAAACCTCTCAGAACTCTATGAAAACATAAAACTCTACAGGGAAACCGTTGACGGAACGCTCAGAGCAGGCTACATGGACACAATAATAAATCAGAGCAGAGCAATCGGTTTCAACTATACCGGGGGAAGCTTTGAGGAATTCCTCTCAAAGGTCACAGCATACCTGGATAACATCAGAAAGAGCTACATACCCTATGGCCCCCATGTCCTTGGAAGGGCCCCTGAAGGCAGTGAACTCATACAGCTCCTCATTGCAATGCTACCTGGCATGGATGATTCCCTGACTGAGAAACTCCTGAGGGAGGTTGTCCTGAATAACCGCACCCCCGAGGAGGCCCAGATTAGGGTGACAGGCAGTGTGAATGCAACTATAACCGGGTACCTCAACCTTGCAGTGGACTACGCCCAGAGGATCCGCGGATGCACAGCTGAGGTAACATCCATACTCAACGCCCTTGAAGGTGGATACATAACACCAGGACCCCGGGGTGACCCCATAAGGAACCCCGATGCACTCCCCACTGGAAGAAACCCGTATCCATTCGACTCAAGAATCATACCCACAAGGACCGCATGGGAGACCGCAGTGAAACTCGTGGACAGCTTCCTCTCGAATTACCTCAGGGAGCACGGAGCCTACCCATCAAAGGTCGCCCATGTCCTCTGGGCCTCTGAAACCATGAGACACCAGGGCGTCATGGAGGCAGAGATACTCTACCTCATGGGTGTTAAACCGATATGGGACTCAAGGGGAAGGGTCAAGGATGTTGAGCTCATGAGAAACCTCACAAGGCCACGCATCGATGTCATGATGGTTACATCCGGACTCTACAGGGACCTCCATATGGACATAATATCACTGCTTGACAGAGCCGTTAAACTCGCAGCAGAGGCCAGTGACACCCCCAATTACGTAAGGGATAACTCCGAGGCTATCTACAGGAAACTTCGGCTGGATGGTTACAGCCAAGATGATGCTAGGAAACTTTCACTTCTCAGGATATTCTCTGAGGAACCCGGTGCATATTCACCTGGCCTACAGGAGGCGATACCCGCTAGTGACACGTGGAGCAACAGAACCCAGCTTGCCGACTTCTACCTTGAGAGAGTCTCAGCTGCATACGGCGCCAACATCACAGGGGTCAGGGTGCCATCAGTGTTCAGGGAGAACCTCAGGGATGTCTGCGTGGCAATGTTCAGCAGGAGCTCAAACCTCTACGGGGCACTGGAACACCCCATGGTGGCTGCCTACTTTGGTGGTCTCAGCATGGCAGTTGAAAGGGTTTCAGGCGTAAAACCGGCGATGTACATAAATAATCTCAGGGCCGATGCCAGGATAGAGCCAATGGAACAGTTCCTTTCAAGGGACCTCACAACCAGGTACTTCAACCCCAGATGGCTTGAGGGAATGATGAAGGCCGGTTACGACGGTGCAAGGTACATGGACGCATTCGTGGAGAACCTCTGGATGTGGCAGATCACAAACCCAGAACTTGTATCACAGTCTGACTGGGACAGGGTGTACAGCATCTACATGAGGGACAGCTATGGCCTGGGCCTCAGGGAATTCTTTGGCACATCAAACCCCTACGCAAGGGCTTCCATCGCTGCCAGGCTCCTTGAAACAGTGCGTAAGGGTTACTGGTCACCATCAGCTGACGTTAAGGCCTACCTTGCCAATGAATACATCACCATGGTGAACCAGTATGGGGTGGTCTGCTGCCATCACACCTGCGCCAACATAGTGCTTAACCGGTGGATAGTGAGTCTTTCAACACTCAACAGTGCCGCCATTGAGAAGTTCAGGCATACAATGGCCGCCACCTGGAGTGAGAGCATACCATCCGACGGAGTACCCTCCACCGGTGCTGGGGGACATTCCACGCAGGAAGGTTCATCTCCAGGTGTTTTCGGAAGTAAGACCTCAGATACGTCCTCAGGAAACCCATACTCAAGGGGAGATTCAACATCCTCCACGACAATCTCAACAGAGGCCGGTAAAAGTAACGCAAGGGCCTATGAGGTTTCTGCATCATCGCAGGGAAATTCTGAAACATCCCAGATGCCACTATACGCACTTACAGGTGTAGTTGCAATAGTGGCACTCCTTGCTGCAGGTTACTTCCTCAGTGGACGAAGGATCAACTGA
- a CDS encoding cobaltochelatase subunit CobN, whose product MKKHTVYAALLILLFAATGTSFAENSTLDSGNQTIPEILIVSSSPNEIALIKRVANDTDIRNIIRVRAESGRTESNLTYNITGDVIIFGTRSGLASPVWESLSGKLRDAKNRGSTIMICVEPSGRSSYGPILDLQTVNTSDPRFNETLRYLNYTSERNLKNLILYLAASFCKLSVTAGAPEKRPLWGIYHPEAPKIFGNLTEYMEWYSQSGRYHSGSPTVGILSTEYTDMARDGPLMDALVRAFEARNVNVIVSTYTYRDPNSLNYIMKDGRAIIDAAIVLSRGATLNSQNWTAGGL is encoded by the coding sequence GTGAAGAAACATACTGTATACGCTGCACTTTTGATACTTCTCTTTGCAGCAACTGGAACATCATTCGCAGAGAACAGTACCCTGGACAGTGGAAATCAGACCATACCTGAGATACTCATAGTGAGTTCAAGTCCAAATGAAATCGCCCTTATAAAGAGGGTAGCAAATGACACCGACATCAGAAACATCATAAGGGTAAGAGCGGAGAGCGGTAGAACCGAGAGCAACCTGACATACAACATAACAGGGGATGTCATAATATTCGGTACAAGAAGCGGCCTTGCATCACCTGTATGGGAGTCACTCAGCGGTAAACTGAGAGATGCGAAGAACAGGGGCTCAACCATCATGATCTGCGTGGAACCATCTGGAAGAAGCAGCTACGGACCAATACTGGATCTTCAGACCGTGAACACCTCGGATCCCCGCTTCAACGAGACCCTCAGATACCTCAACTATACCAGTGAGAGGAACCTCAAGAACCTCATCCTCTACCTCGCAGCGTCATTCTGCAAACTCAGCGTAACTGCAGGGGCACCGGAAAAGAGGCCGCTCTGGGGTATATACCACCCGGAAGCACCTAAGATATTCGGCAACCTCACAGAGTATATGGAATGGTACAGCCAGAGTGGAAGGTACCATTCCGGCTCCCCAACAGTGGGAATACTGAGTACAGAGTACACAGACATGGCAAGGGACGGGCCCCTCATGGATGCCCTTGTAAGGGCATTCGAGGCCAGGAACGTCAATGTCATAGTATCAACCTACACCTATAGGGACCCCAATTCACTGAACTACATCATGAAGGACGGGAGAGCGATCATAGACGCAGCCATAGTCCTCTCAAGGGGCGCGACACTCAACTCCCAGAACTGGACAGCAGGAGGATTGTGA